One Rissa tridactyla isolate bRisTri1 chromosome 4, bRisTri1.patW.cur.20221130, whole genome shotgun sequence DNA window includes the following coding sequences:
- the LOC128908120 gene encoding interferon-induced transmembrane protein 5-like, with translation MDTSYPREDYLPVPSHKRDPSPTGLVPTPPRDHLVWSIFNTIYMNFCCLGFVALAFSVKARDRKASGDVEAARRFSSKARCYNVLATAGSVVLPLLLAALVITGVIHLSKLAQESVGFFTYQFSPSDEEDN, from the exons ATGGACACCTCCTACCCACGGGAGGACTACCTGCCCGTGCCATCCCACAAGCGGGACCCATCTCCCACCGGCCTCGTCCCCACGCCGCCCCGCGACCACCTCGTCTGGTCCATCTTCAACACCATCTACATGAACTTCTGCTGTCTCGGCTTTGTGGCGCTCGCCTTCTCCGTCAAG GCACGGGACCGGAAAGCGTCCGGGGACGTGGAAGCCGCTCGGCGCTTCAGCTCCAAGGCCAGGTGCTACAACGTGCTGGCCACGGCGGGGAGCGtggtgctgccgctgctgctggccgcCCTGGTCATCACGGGCGTCATCCACCTCTCCAAGCTGGCCCAGGAGTCCGTCGGCTTTTTCACCTACCAGTTCAGCCCGAGCGACGAGGAGGACAACTGA
- the LOC128908409 gene encoding dispanin subfamily A member 2b-like isoform X2 produces the protein MKPRQTEVSIPLQPPGRGPTPDAGPDGQPRDYVLWSLFNVLLGYALAYLGCLCFPALVFSIKARDCKVLGDLEGARRYGSRAKVLNIVCSVIMVLAVALVITAIITTVMRRRT, from the exons ATGAAGCCCCGGCAGACGGAGGTGTCCATCCCGCTGCAGCCCCCCGGGCGGGGGCCGACCCCCGACGCCGGCCCCGACGGGCAGCCGCGGGACTACGTGCTCTGGTCCCTCTTCAACGTCCTGCTGGGCTACGCGCTCGCCTACCTGGGCTGCCTCTGCTTCCCCGCGCTCGTCTTCTCCATCAAGG CCCGCGACTGCAAGGTGCTGGGGGACCTGGAGGGTGCCCGGCGGTACGGCAGCCGCGCCAAGGTGCTCAACATCGTCTGCTCCGTGATAATGGTCCTCGCCGTGGCCCTCGTCATCACCGCCATCATCACCACCGTGATGAGACGCAGGACCTGA
- the LOC128908409 gene encoding uncharacterized protein LOC128908409 isoform X1 has product MKPRQTEVSIPLQPPGRGPTPDAGPDGQPRDYVLWSLFNVLLGYALAYLGCLCFPALVFSIKGDVSLRSQHRFAATPGPGRPPLSPRLAPRGPATARCWGTWRVPGGTAAAPRCSTSSAP; this is encoded by the exons ATGAAGCCCCGGCAGACGGAGGTGTCCATCCCGCTGCAGCCCCCCGGGCGGGGGCCGACCCCCGACGCCGGCCCCGACGGGCAGCCGCGGGACTACGTGCTCTGGTCCCTCTTCAACGTCCTGCTGGGCTACGCGCTCGCCTACCTGGGCTGCCTCTGCTTCCCCGCGCTCGTCTTCTCCATCAAG ggcgaCGTGTCCCTGAGGTCCCAGCACCGCTTTGCGGCCACCCCCGGGCCGGGTCGCCCCCCGCTGAGCCCCCGACTTGCCCCCCGAGGCCCCGCGACTGCAAGGTGCTGGGGGACCTGGAGGGTGCCCGGCGGTACGGCAGCCGCGCCAAGGTGCTCAACATCGTCTGCTCCGTGA
- the LOC128908408 gene encoding interferon-induced transmembrane protein 1-like: MQSYPQSVSINMQPHGWDGAGSPATAFGPTITSFVQPQPVPNPRDFVLWSFFNAMFCNPFCLGFIALVFSIKSRDGKIAHDPAAASSYGRTAKHLNIAALCLGIVGTIICIVVLVMYYNSLRVGSHF; this comes from the exons ATGCAGAGCTACCCCCAGTCCGTCAGCATCAACATGCAGCCCCACGGCTGGGACGGGGCAGGTTCCCCGGCCACCGCCTTCGGCCCCACCATCACCTCTTTTGTTCAGCCGCAGCCCGTCCCCAACCCCCGGGACTTTGTGCTCTGGTCCTTCTTCAACGCCATGTTCTGCAACCCCTTCTGCCTGGGCTTCATCGCGCTCGTCTTCTCCATTAAG TCCAGAGACGGGAAAATCGCCCACgacccagcagctgccagcagctaCGGGAGGACGGCGAAGCACCTGAACATCGCCGCGCTCTGCCTGGGCATCGTGGGGACCATCATCTGTATCGTGGTGCTGGTCATGTACTACAACAGCCTGCGGGTGGGCAGCCACTTCTAA
- the LOC128908685 gene encoding LOW QUALITY PROTEIN: dispanin subfamily A member 2b-like (The sequence of the model RefSeq protein was modified relative to this genomic sequence to represent the inferred CDS: deleted 1 base in 1 codon) has protein sequence MERSLPPYEPLAEGLDMEGLPRSTVVTVEPPRRPPPRDHLAWSLCSALYANFCCLGFMALVFSIKSRDRKVLRDYSGALSYGSTAKYLNITALVLNIFLVILIIALIATGTITMVNVLHQQQEQYPQYPFHRPT, from the exons ATGGAGCGGTCGCTGCCGCCCTACGAGCCGCTGGCGGAAGGGTTGGACATGGAGGGGCTGCCGCGGAGCACCGTGGTGACGgtggagccgccg cgccgcccccccccccgcgaccaCCTGGCCTGGTCCCTCTGCAGCGCGCTCTACGCCAACTTCTGCTGCCTGGGCTTCATGGCGCTCGTCTTCTCCATCaag tCCAGGGACCGCAAAGTCCTCAGGGACTACAGCGGGGCCCTCAGCTACGGCTCGACCGCCAAGTACCTGAACATCACCGCCCTGGTGCTCAACATCTTCCTCGTCATCCTCATCATCGCCCTGATCGCTACCGGCACCATCACCATGGTGAACGTCCTCCACCAGCAGCAAGAGCAGTACCCCCAGTACCCCTTCCATCGCCCCACCTAG